The following are from one region of the Veillonella nakazawae genome:
- a CDS encoding type II toxin-antitoxin system Phd/YefM family antitoxin, translating to MGLLRESIRPSSDLRNKYNEISTVLKTGDEACIMTVNGRGDTVCMGYETYNKLKAQIELLEAIALAEEDERKGRMGPIEDTFISIEALLAEAE from the coding sequence ATGGGGCTATTACGTGAAAGTATCCGACCATCGTCGGATTTAAGAAATAAATATAATGAAATCTCTACAGTTTTGAAAACAGGGGACGAAGCTTGTATTATGACGGTAAATGGTCGTGGTGATACGGTATGTATGGGATATGAAACCTATAATAAATTGAAAGCACAGATCGAATTATTAGAGGCTATTGCATTGGCTGAGGAAGACGAACGAAAAGGTAGAATGGGTCCTATTGAGGATACTTTTATCAGCATAGAAGCGTTGTTAGCTGAGGCCGAATAG
- a CDS encoding DUF1877 family protein: MGLIANYSCLSDVNLKELKAMGSEEEEILESVEEWNDDDELLLDIDKMWDVLHFVLTGVGTDHKDDKNPLSQAVLGVMAVEDISDYVAYTEHNHLANIVAALDQFDIESALESFDMTACKEAELYPNIWDYDEEEEEIKDEILHDFEQMKVFYKQVLDTNGHVLVSIC; this comes from the coding sequence ATGGGACTAATTGCCAATTATAGCTGTTTAAGCGATGTAAATTTAAAAGAGCTTAAAGCCATGGGCTCAGAAGAAGAGGAAATTCTTGAGAGCGTTGAAGAGTGGAATGACGATGATGAATTATTGCTTGATATCGACAAGATGTGGGATGTACTTCACTTTGTGCTAACTGGTGTGGGCACTGACCATAAAGACGATAAAAATCCTCTTAGCCAAGCGGTACTAGGCGTAATGGCTGTTGAGGATATATCAGACTATGTAGCATATACAGAACACAATCATTTAGCCAATATCGTGGCAGCTCTAGATCAATTTGATATTGAAAGTGCACTGGAATCTTTTGATATGACTGCTTGCAAAGAAGCAGAACTATACCCAAATATTTGGGACTACGACGAAGAAGAGGAGGAAATCAAAGATGAGATTCTCCACGATTTCGAGCAGATGAAGGTGTTCTATAAACAAGTGCTAGACACTAATGGGCATGTACTTGTATCGATTTGCTAA
- a CDS encoding leucine-rich repeat domain-containing protein, whose translation MAVLTEKQIKYGFDYYHKDDARPKSVVEVSEYDGEDKLIINCTQLDESYSAKDKKRIWMEWCDFLVEHPDNFTELMFCTRMPQELFDAVCAQQRLKKLHIKWGVYPDISKLENLQELEYLHIGSGRSVSSLDPISRLVNLVALSIENFQQIDDYTPLANLKHLESLALEGDFASPKILKVQSLGFLRHMKQLRFFSFLTAKVIDKDYSPILELNNLEHLTLKSCKEVKQLYPQFVKLPKLKYGTVLERPELYEK comes from the coding sequence ATGGCAGTGTTAACGGAAAAGCAAATTAAATATGGCTTTGACTACTATCATAAGGATGACGCACGGCCTAAATCTGTGGTAGAGGTCTCTGAATATGATGGTGAAGACAAGCTGATAATCAACTGCACACAGTTAGATGAGTCTTATTCTGCTAAAGATAAGAAGCGAATTTGGATGGAGTGGTGTGATTTTTTAGTTGAACATCCAGATAATTTTACAGAGCTCATGTTTTGTACAAGAATGCCACAGGAGTTATTTGATGCGGTGTGTGCCCAACAGAGACTCAAAAAATTACATATAAAATGGGGCGTTTATCCAGATATTTCAAAATTAGAGAACTTACAAGAACTAGAATACCTACATATTGGGTCCGGAAGAAGTGTATCGAGCTTAGATCCTATTTCCAGATTAGTAAATTTAGTAGCGCTGTCGATTGAAAACTTTCAACAAATTGATGATTATACGCCATTAGCTAATCTAAAACATCTTGAAAGTCTCGCCTTAGAAGGTGATTTTGCATCGCCCAAAATTCTTAAGGTTCAATCATTAGGATTTTTACGCCATATGAAACAGTTGCGTTTTTTTAGCTTTTTAACGGCAAAGGTGATAGATAAAGACTACTCTCCCATTTTAGAACTCAATAATCTAGAACATCTTACGTTAAAATCTTGTAAAGAGGTTAAGCAGTTGTATCCTCAATTCGTTAAACTACCAAAATTAAAATATGGCACAGTTTTAGAACGACCAGAATTATATGAGAAATAA
- a CDS encoding DUF2262 domain-containing protein, whose protein sequence is MSIVRLPEYEAEFESEEFEIYALPRSDANGASPYLEKYHRPLVDTDAILDTRTGMLDRSEGILTWIIEGLDDRWGYSFEPHGVYKLLVKKAKPLEDLGYMRPSWNNRYYVLEVLEEHAKHSELEALSAYLKTPKYLHTDRGDFLLNREYQYYTARIDDYAFTLDVDEGSDESCTVALATFNTIDNFKAFEQRISTYISETLLELANYWLDNDDQDPITSDVFAKRITMGELAFRNDGTIEVYYDDDDIFWGHCIIAHIDADGNPTDADIAG, encoded by the coding sequence ATGAGTATTGTACGTCTACCAGAATATGAAGCAGAGTTTGAATCGGAAGAGTTTGAAATTTATGCATTACCACGCAGTGATGCGAATGGGGCTAGTCCTTATTTAGAGAAGTACCATAGACCACTGGTGGACACCGATGCTATCCTAGATACTCGAACTGGTATGCTTGACCGTAGCGAAGGCATTTTGACGTGGATTATTGAGGGCCTTGACGATAGATGGGGTTATTCTTTTGAGCCCCATGGCGTTTACAAATTGTTGGTTAAGAAAGCAAAGCCTTTAGAGGACTTGGGCTATATGCGTCCTTCTTGGAATAATCGCTATTATGTGCTTGAGGTGTTAGAGGAACATGCTAAACATAGTGAGTTAGAGGCCTTGTCGGCTTATTTGAAAACCCCTAAATACCTTCATACTGATAGGGGTGATTTCCTGTTAAATCGAGAGTATCAATATTACACAGCCAGAATTGATGATTATGCATTCACCCTTGATGTGGATGAGGGTTCTGATGAAAGCTGTACCGTAGCATTGGCTACTTTCAATACAATCGATAATTTCAAAGCATTTGAACAACGAATTAGTACCTATATTAGTGAGACCTTGTTAGAACTCGCTAATTATTGGCTCGACAATGACGACCAAGATCCGATTACGTCAGACGTATTTGCTAAGCGTATTACGATGGGAGAATTGGCGTTTCGCAATGATGGCACCATAGAGGTCTATTATGACGATGACGATATCTTCTGGGGGCACTGCATCATAGCTCATATTGATGCAGATGGAAATCCTACTGATGCGGATATTGCAGGATAA
- the tnpA gene encoding IS200/IS605 family transposase, with protein MNDVKSLSHSKWRCKYHIVFAPKYRRQIIYGRIKVDVGKILRDLCKRKNVEIIEAECCPDHIHMLVTIPPHLSVSSFMGYLKSKSSLMIFDKHENLKYKYGNRHFWCRGYYVDTVGRYEGAIKEYIRNQLQEDIAQDTLNFKEYTDPFTGEPVK; from the coding sequence ATGAATGACGTAAAAAGCTTATCACATAGTAAATGGAGATGTAAATATCATATTGTTTTTGCTCCAAAGTATAGAAGACAAATAATTTATGGTCGGATAAAAGTTGATGTAGGTAAAATCTTACGAGATTTATGTAAGAGGAAAAATGTAGAGATTATAGAAGCGGAATGCTGTCCGGATCATATTCATATGCTAGTAACGATACCACCACATTTAAGCGTATCGAGTTTTATGGGATATTTAAAAAGCAAAAGTAGCCTCATGATATTCGATAAACACGAAAATTTAAAATATAAGTATGGAAATAGACATTTCTGGTGTAGAGGATATTATGTGGATACGGTAGGACGATATGAAGGAGCGATAAAAGAGTATATTCGCAATCAACTACAAGAGGATATAGCGCAAGATACATTAAACTTTAAAGAATACACCGACCCGTTTACGGGTGAGCCAGTAAAATAG
- a CDS encoding type II toxin-antitoxin system RelE/ParE family toxin, producing MEDTAYRIIIMAQADQALHHIVLHVKQSFSNEIAKAVYQEIKDRILLLADDPYMGTIPRHTVLRNKNYRMLIINKNIILYRVFDDEKEARIYNIFSQRQDYLQLLQGL from the coding sequence ATGGAAGACACTGCTTATCGTATCATTATTATGGCACAGGCCGATCAGGCATTGCATCATATTGTTCTGCATGTAAAGCAATCTTTTTCCAATGAAATTGCCAAGGCTGTTTATCAAGAGATTAAGGATAGAATCCTTTTATTAGCGGATGATCCTTATATGGGCACGATTCCAAGACATACTGTTTTACGTAATAAAAACTATCGTATGTTGATCATTAATAAAAATATTATTTTGTATCGTGTCTTTGATGATGAAAAAGAAGCGCGTATATATAATATATTTAGTCAACGACAAGATTATTTACAACTTCTGCAAGGATTGTAG
- a CDS encoding ECF transporter S component: MQHVQTRSTTSALVLTAVLIALATLFTMYTKIPVPGIRGYFNVGDVVIMTSALLLGRKYGAYIGAIGPALADLFLGYAVFVPITFVVKGIEGYLVGTVYNNKTTTSALVATIVGGITIVAGYFIAEYFVFDPGVAIASIVTNTIQAVMSVIISMILYAILRKRLG, translated from the coding sequence ATGCAACACGTTCAAACCCGCAGTACTACGTCCGCGTTAGTACTCACAGCCGTATTGATTGCCCTCGCAACACTGTTTACCATGTACACAAAAATTCCAGTACCTGGCATTCGCGGCTATTTCAATGTTGGAGATGTCGTTATTATGACGTCAGCTCTATTATTAGGTCGAAAATATGGCGCCTATATTGGTGCTATCGGCCCAGCGTTAGCTGATTTATTCCTCGGCTACGCAGTCTTTGTACCAATCACCTTCGTGGTGAAAGGCATTGAAGGCTATCTTGTCGGTACTGTCTATAACAATAAGACAACTACCTCTGCCTTGGTGGCAACCATTGTAGGTGGCATTACCATCGTAGCAGGCTACTTTATCGCCGAATACTTTGTATTCGATCCAGGCGTAGCCATTGCTAGTATTGTGACCAATACCATTCAAGCCGTTATGAGCGTTATTATTAGCATGATTTTATATGCTATCTTGCGTAAACGATTAGGATAG
- a CDS encoding carboxymuconolactone decarboxylase family protein gives MKETRFNIGMNTLKQIDGLHGEEVYKTIQEISPAIADLLVELFGDIYTRPNLDFKERELITLASLLTLGGCEAQLKVHTNAALNVGIAPEQIVEVCTHCIPYAGFPRVLNALFTVKAVFEERNIL, from the coding sequence ATGAAAGAAACACGTTTTAACATCGGTATGAACACATTGAAACAAATTGACGGGCTGCACGGCGAGGAGGTGTATAAAACAATTCAAGAGATTTCACCGGCCATAGCCGATTTATTGGTCGAACTATTTGGCGACATCTACACGCGCCCCAACCTGGATTTCAAGGAACGGGAACTAATTACGCTCGCGTCCCTGCTAACGCTGGGCGGTTGCGAGGCTCAACTGAAAGTACACACCAATGCGGCACTCAATGTCGGTATTGCACCCGAGCAAATCGTAGAGGTCTGCACCCACTGCATCCCCTATGCGGGATTTCCACGCGTGCTGAACGCACTATTTACGGTAAAAGCGGTCTTTGAAGAACGAAACATACTGTAA
- a CDS encoding DUF2695 domain-containing protein has translation MDKARKKELLKGYKAKEKQNFKDSLPMDEELFWNLFDYVDEKLETNDGCDHSLTFTREFLEKQKVDVESVLDWIINEGGGCDCEVLYNVEERFEEYC, from the coding sequence ATGGACAAAGCGCGTAAAAAGGAATTATTGAAAGGCTATAAAGCTAAAGAAAAACAGAATTTTAAAGATAGTTTACCTATGGACGAAGAATTATTTTGGAATCTCTTTGATTATGTAGACGAGAAATTAGAAACAAATGACGGTTGCGATCATAGTCTGACTTTCACAAGAGAGTTTTTAGAAAAACAAAAGGTAGATGTTGAAAGCGTACTAGACTGGATTATCAACGAAGGTGGCGGTTGTGATTGCGAGGTTCTCTACAATGTAGAGGAACGTTTTGAAGAGTACTGTTAA
- a CDS encoding DUF6630 family protein has protein sequence MSFYNWIQEKLFDNFEEWRLKSPGSNGNGFNIVGIDNTLKAMHDGFYMYMELYPPHAIDGCTAMKARVGKTQDAVDLFLDIDGKTYRMADVSYPDAVKMMRAFMKKRRVPDCSSCVEAVYLDIDQMRSTFTELATLLLGDAKQAKSFMTKVKLSSLEELEDSWWNFYEELLSKGYAVELDCKCELEDFIYHVQKLIRNKSLDTRENLTIDTAALDEDQVIMDWCASLNSTWENYTLAGMDTGTDSFVLMVLSNEEFKTAKELAKELLHRIDVAERL, from the coding sequence ATGAGCTTTTACAATTGGATTCAAGAAAAACTATTTGATAATTTCGAAGAATGGCGCTTGAAGAGCCCTGGTTCTAATGGAAACGGTTTTAATATAGTCGGAATAGATAATACCTTAAAGGCTATGCATGATGGATTTTATATGTACATGGAGTTATACCCACCTCATGCCATCGATGGATGTACAGCCATGAAAGCACGTGTAGGTAAAACGCAGGATGCAGTAGATTTATTCTTAGATATAGATGGCAAGACCTATCGTATGGCTGATGTAAGTTATCCTGACGCAGTGAAGATGATGCGGGCTTTTATGAAAAAACGCAGAGTACCTGATTGTAGTTCATGTGTAGAAGCAGTGTATCTAGATATTGATCAGATGCGATCTACATTTACAGAATTAGCAACGTTGTTGCTAGGCGATGCAAAACAAGCTAAATCGTTTATGACCAAGGTAAAGTTGAGCTCCCTGGAAGAATTGGAAGATAGCTGGTGGAACTTCTATGAGGAACTACTCTCTAAAGGATATGCCGTAGAGTTAGACTGTAAATGTGAACTAGAGGATTTTATTTATCATGTACAGAAGTTAATACGTAATAAGTCTTTAGATACTAGAGAAAATCTAACTATTGATACAGCAGCATTAGATGAAGATCAAGTTATTATGGACTGGTGTGCTAGTCTTAATTCTACGTGGGAAAACTATACGTTAGCAGGCATGGACACAGGAACCGATAGCTTTGTACTTATGGTGCTTTCAAATGAGGAATTTAAAACAGCCAAAGAACTAGCGAAAGAATTATTACATAGAATCGATGTAGCTGAGCGATTATGA
- a CDS encoding MerR family transcriptional regulator gives MKIGEFSKLVGLSISTLRYYEDQGFLHIERQNGIRNYHAEDVGFVQFIKRLKDMGMPLANIKRYADLRYAGSHTVHERMTLLEDHYRFIEAEIKRLEGYKNNLEDKLELYETFIKRNEID, from the coding sequence ATGAAAATCGGTGAATTTTCAAAATTGGTGGGACTGTCTATTTCTACATTGCGATATTATGAGGATCAAGGGTTCCTTCACATCGAGCGGCAGAACGGCATTCGCAATTACCATGCGGAGGATGTGGGTTTTGTGCAGTTTATTAAACGCTTGAAAGATATGGGAATGCCGCTTGCGAACATCAAGCGATATGCGGACTTGCGGTATGCCGGATCTCATACGGTCCATGAAAGAATGACATTACTAGAAGACCATTATCGGTTTATTGAGGCCGAAATTAAACGATTGGAAGGCTATAAGAATAATCTAGAAGATAAGTTAGAGTTGTATGAAACTTTTATAAAGAGAAATGAGATTGATTAG
- a CDS encoding putative holin-like toxin: MTVYEALSLMILFATLVVLILKK, encoded by the coding sequence ATGACTGTATACGAAGCATTATCATTAATGATTTTATTCGCTACCCTCGTAGTGTTAATTCTTAAAAAGTAA
- a CDS encoding YadA-like family protein, translated as MKKELLLTAMITASITTTAFAASNLDISATTAAPLSMQNSIAYGGDNKVEQGMFSPVKNILLGGDKNTVRPSANDTITSGTNNTVSGPGSIVAGWYNTNSATHSLVVGTSNTVGGTNNIVGGFGHANNDNAINSLLVGSYNSIDGHDSVALGKNNTIKGNNALVGGTGAKVQGNNAIAFGDTAKATSDDAYAIGRKAEATALNTVAIGNNAKANNIMGTAIGYNAKAKNDYATAVGYSSTGSGNQSSAFGFNSEATAMNTTAVGSYANASGAYSTALGFKTAASNEDSVALGNYSTSAGKSAFAAGTLANAAEKDSLAIGHSATTTKENGIAIGTNATVDGVDSIAIGKAANIAKAGSIVIGRNTTADELAVSIGTDSVATGWGGTAVGTISKATGAQSTAIGDNAQASDTYSTALGVSSVASGRAANAIGLSKATGFASNAIGFVAEASGKNATAIGNAAKALNENSIAIGTNAKAATDNSIALGAKSVTDTAVSTSSGIIGGRTYSFAGGNAVGTLSIGDSGAERTITNVAAGRVSATSTDAVNGSQLHAIKDVVDNHENRITTIEGDINTLNNRIVNGGANSLNEAKSYTDQQVSSVAAASAALAGLHPLDFDKHDKWSYSVGFGNYKNANAAALGAFYRPNKNTMFNAATTVGNGRNSISLGANFKFGKSSEEVTTEDAAQLKKDMKDLAEKYNELAQKYSELAAKLESK; from the coding sequence ATGAAAAAAGAATTACTGTTAACGGCTATGATTACCGCAAGTATTACTACTACAGCCTTTGCAGCATCTAATTTAGATATTAGTGCTACAACTGCTGCGCCACTAAGCATGCAAAATTCTATTGCCTATGGTGGGGATAATAAAGTTGAGCAGGGTATGTTCTCCCCTGTAAAAAATATATTGCTTGGTGGCGACAAGAATACCGTTCGACCTTCCGCTAATGATACTATCACCTCTGGTACTAATAATACTGTATCTGGCCCAGGGAGTATCGTAGCAGGTTGGTATAATACAAACTCTGCTACTCACAGCTTGGTAGTAGGTACTAGCAATACTGTTGGTGGTACTAATAATATCGTAGGCGGCTTTGGCCATGCCAATAATGACAATGCAATTAATTCTTTATTAGTTGGTTCATATAATAGTATTGACGGACATGACTCTGTGGCTTTAGGTAAGAATAATACCATTAAAGGTAATAATGCTTTGGTAGGTGGTACTGGTGCTAAGGTGCAAGGCAATAATGCTATCGCCTTTGGTGATACTGCGAAAGCAACAAGCGATGATGCGTATGCCATTGGTCGTAAAGCAGAAGCAACTGCTCTAAATACAGTTGCTATTGGTAATAATGCAAAGGCCAATAACATTATGGGCACAGCGATTGGCTATAATGCAAAAGCAAAAAATGATTACGCTACAGCAGTAGGTTATAGCTCCACAGGTTCTGGTAATCAGTCCTCTGCATTTGGTTTCAATTCGGAAGCAACTGCTATGAATACAACTGCAGTGGGATCTTATGCAAATGCTAGCGGTGCGTATTCTACCGCATTGGGCTTTAAAACTGCAGCTTCTAATGAGGACTCTGTAGCATTAGGCAACTATTCTACTAGTGCTGGTAAAAGTGCCTTTGCTGCTGGTACATTAGCTAACGCAGCAGAAAAGGACTCTTTAGCAATCGGTCATAGCGCAACTACAACAAAGGAAAATGGCATCGCTATCGGTACGAATGCGACTGTAGATGGCGTTGATTCTATTGCTATCGGTAAAGCAGCTAATATTGCTAAGGCAGGTAGTATTGTAATTGGTAGAAATACGACGGCTGATGAATTAGCCGTATCCATCGGTACTGACTCTGTAGCAACTGGCTGGGGTGGTACTGCAGTAGGTACTATTTCCAAAGCAACTGGTGCTCAATCCACTGCTATCGGTGATAATGCGCAAGCATCTGATACATATTCTACAGCACTTGGTGTGTCTTCCGTAGCGTCCGGCAGAGCCGCTAATGCGATTGGCCTCTCTAAAGCGACAGGCTTTGCATCCAATGCTATTGGTTTTGTCGCAGAGGCTTCTGGCAAGAATGCTACAGCAATAGGCAATGCAGCTAAAGCTCTTAATGAAAATTCCATCGCTATTGGTACAAATGCGAAGGCTGCTACAGATAATAGTATCGCGTTAGGTGCTAAGTCTGTTACTGATACAGCTGTATCTACTAGTTCCGGTATAATCGGCGGCAGAACATATAGTTTTGCTGGAGGAAATGCGGTTGGTACATTGAGTATTGGTGATAGTGGTGCAGAACGTACCATTACAAATGTAGCAGCAGGCCGTGTATCTGCAACCTCTACTGATGCAGTCAATGGGTCCCAATTACATGCCATTAAAGACGTGGTAGATAATCATGAAAACCGTATCACTACCATAGAAGGCGATATTAATACATTAAATAATCGTATTGTTAATGGTGGCGCTAATAGCTTAAATGAAGCTAAATCCTACACTGATCAACAAGTATCTAGCGTAGCAGCGGCTTCTGCAGCACTCGCTGGCTTGCATCCATTAGATTTCGATAAACATGATAAATGGTCCTACTCCGTTGGCTTTGGTAACTATAAAAATGCTAATGCAGCGGCGTTAGGTGCGTTCTATCGCCCTAATAAAAACACAATGTTTAATGCGGCTACTACCGTTGGTAACGGCCGTAATTCTATTAGCTTAGGTGCTAATTTCAAATTTGGTAAAAGCTCTGAAGAGGTAACTACTGAAGACGCTGCACAACTTAAGAAAGATATGAAAGACTTAGCTGAAAAGTATAATGAACTAGCACAAAAATATAGTGAATTAGCAGCTAAATTAGAATCTAAATAA